The Endomicrobiales bacterium genome has a window encoding:
- a CDS encoding SurA N-terminal domain-containing protein, which yields MFKFMRKHTRKIIIITIFGFFAGVFVGFGGYLLSSNPANETVLTINGKKIPYKMFSSIYSRSLESLRKEGKVLDPQTEAQKKQEALQNLIQDEVFWQQSKKLKLAISDSEVASQIQSYPAFQRNGTFDQQIYFQSLFGVLKMNPEQFEDSIRKQISQFKLRNLIIATVVISEPELKFEYALANNGSMVNFEKDKKDFYEKLRQEKAQMIFSEWYKLLNQSTKINVRLQKIEQSLKGS from the coding sequence ATGTTTAAATTTATGCGCAAGCACACAAGAAAGATAATTATCATTACTATTTTTGGTTTTTTTGCCGGTGTTTTTGTTGGTTTTGGCGGTTATTTACTATCGTCAAACCCGGCTAACGAAACTGTACTAACAATTAACGGCAAAAAAATTCCATACAAAATGTTCTCGTCAATTTACTCAAGATCGCTTGAATCATTAAGAAAAGAAGGCAAAGTGCTTGACCCTCAAACCGAGGCACAAAAAAAACAGGAAGCACTGCAAAATTTAATTCAGGATGAAGTTTTTTGGCAACAGTCAAAAAAACTTAAACTTGCAATTTCCGACTCTGAGGTTGCATCGCAAATTCAAAGCTACCCCGCTTTCCAACGCAATGGAACATTTGACCAACAAATATATTTTCAATCATTATTTGGCGTTTTAAAAATGAACCCGGAGCAGTTTGAAGATTCAATACGCAAACAAATTTCCCAGTTTAAACTGCGCAACCTTATAATAGCAACTGTTGTAATTAGCGAGCCAGAACTTAAATTTGAATATGCTCTGGCAAATAACGGCTCCATGGTTAACTTTGAGAAAGATAAAAAAGATTTTTATGAAAAGTTACGGCAGGAAAAAGCACAAATGATTTTTTCGGAGTGGTACAAATTGCTAAACCAGTCAACCAAAATAAATGTTCGCCTGCAAAAAATTGAACAAAGCCTTAAAGGTTCTTAA
- a CDS encoding valine--tRNA ligase has translation MQDNLPKAYNPKEIEEKWAQNWRENRIASSVIDKSKKPFTIVIPPPNVTGSLHMGHALNNTLQDIIIRFNKMRGFNTLWVPGTDHGGIATQNVVEKMLMAQGTSRHEIGREKFLEKMWQWRSETGDGILSQLTRLGCLLDFSRTRFTMDDVCSKHVIKAFIELFNKGLIYRGKRLVNWCPRCHTALSDIEVEHEEEIGKLWHIKYPLADGSGELIVATTRPETMLGDTAVAVNPEDERYKNLIGKQIELPLLKRHIPIVADSVVDMAFGTGAVKVTPAHDPTDFEIGLRNNLPKITVIDFHGKMTVEAGVYEGLDRYAARKKILEDLESLGLLVETAIHPHAVGRCYRCNTAIEPLISEQWFLKVEQMSKKAMEVVKNGTVKIYPDSWSRPYLLWLEKLKDWCISRQIWWGHRIPVYYCKAENSAKKCPPVASETKPEKCPHCACNEMEQDSDVLDTWFSSALWPFSVFGENKEEADYYYPTKVLVTGHEILYLWVARMIQMSLELKGKIPFEHVFIHGIVRDKHGKKMSKSLGNVIDPLVIMEKFGTDALRFAIISAAAPGRDMQLSDESFTAARNFSNKIYNATRFVLMNIDESFVYKENISEENLELSDKWIIEQCRLTLETVTKSIENYNIDTAARAIHEFFWFKYCDWYIEIAKIRLNSQNVQARKTVLSVLLKVLSIVLKMAHPIMPFITEEIWQTIAPLIKAKTNDGICYIEHTQWPSLNALPESDDVLRQMKSVCDVITAIRTIRSEMNVAHTINVSVIINSPVDSLLKLLSQNEQAINALAKVEKCSFQTNATKPEFAASAVITDGELFIPLKGLIDFEKEKARLEKELAQIKNEQDRCKKNLANENFVSRAPEQEVEKMRERLREAQFKYERIKVNKDALK, from the coding sequence ATGCAAGATAACCTACCAAAAGCTTATAACCCCAAAGAAATAGAAGAAAAATGGGCGCAAAATTGGCGTGAAAACCGTATTGCGTCTTCTGTAATTGACAAATCAAAAAAGCCATTTACAATTGTAATACCCCCGCCCAATGTTACCGGCTCATTGCATATGGGCCATGCCCTCAATAACACTTTGCAAGACATAATAATTCGCTTTAATAAAATGCGCGGTTTTAACACATTGTGGGTGCCCGGCACAGACCATGGCGGCATTGCCACACAAAATGTGGTAGAAAAAATGCTAATGGCTCAAGGCACATCGCGCCACGAAATTGGCCGTGAAAAGTTTTTAGAAAAAATGTGGCAGTGGCGCTCAGAAACTGGCGATGGCATTTTAAGCCAGTTAACCCGGCTTGGTTGCTTGTTAGATTTTAGCAGAACTCGTTTTACAATGGACGATGTATGCTCAAAGCATGTAATAAAAGCGTTTATTGAACTATTTAACAAAGGGCTTATTTATCGTGGAAAACGGCTTGTAAACTGGTGCCCGCGTTGCCATACCGCTCTTTCCGATATAGAAGTTGAACACGAAGAAGAAATAGGTAAGCTATGGCATATAAAGTATCCGCTTGCCGATGGCAGTGGCGAACTTATAGTTGCCACCACCCGCCCAGAAACAATGCTTGGCGACACCGCAGTTGCGGTAAACCCGGAAGATGAAAGATATAAAAATCTTATTGGCAAACAAATTGAATTGCCATTATTAAAACGCCATATTCCAATAGTTGCGGACAGTGTTGTAGATATGGCATTTGGCACGGGTGCTGTTAAGGTAACTCCCGCGCACGACCCAACCGATTTTGAAATTGGCTTAAGAAATAACCTTCCAAAAATTACCGTAATTGATTTTCATGGCAAAATGACGGTTGAGGCAGGAGTTTATGAAGGTTTAGACCGCTATGCCGCAAGAAAAAAAATACTTGAAGATTTAGAAAGTTTAGGCCTGCTTGTTGAAACCGCAATACACCCTCATGCCGTTGGCAGGTGTTACCGATGCAATACCGCCATAGAGCCATTAATATCGGAACAATGGTTTTTAAAAGTTGAACAAATGTCGAAAAAAGCTATGGAAGTTGTAAAAAATGGCACTGTAAAAATTTACCCCGACTCATGGTCGCGCCCTTACCTTTTATGGCTTGAAAAACTAAAAGATTGGTGCATAAGTCGTCAAATATGGTGGGGCCACCGCATACCAGTTTATTATTGCAAGGCAGAAAACTCAGCTAAAAAATGCCCGCCAGTAGCATCAGAAACAAAACCCGAAAAATGCCCGCATTGTGCTTGCAATGAAATGGAGCAAGACAGCGATGTGCTAGATACATGGTTTTCATCCGCCCTTTGGCCATTTAGCGTGTTTGGGGAAAACAAAGAAGAAGCCGACTACTACTACCCAACAAAAGTGCTTGTAACAGGCCACGAAATACTTTATTTATGGGTTGCGCGAATGATACAAATGAGCCTTGAGCTAAAAGGCAAAATTCCATTTGAACATGTTTTTATACACGGCATAGTGCGTGATAAGCATGGCAAAAAAATGTCCAAATCACTTGGCAATGTAATAGACCCGCTTGTAATAATGGAAAAATTTGGTACCGATGCTTTGCGCTTTGCCATAATAAGCGCTGCCGCCCCTGGGCGTGATATGCAGTTATCTGATGAATCATTTACCGCGGCGCGCAACTTTTCAAACAAAATTTACAATGCCACCCGATTTGTGTTAATGAACATAGATGAAAGCTTTGTTTATAAAGAAAATATAAGCGAAGAGAATTTGGAATTGTCCGATAAGTGGATAATTGAGCAGTGCCGCTTAACGCTTGAAACCGTTACAAAATCAATTGAGAATTACAACATAGACACCGCCGCAAGAGCAATACATGAGTTTTTCTGGTTTAAGTACTGCGACTGGTATATAGAAATTGCAAAAATTCGTTTAAACTCGCAAAATGTGCAAGCCAGAAAAACGGTACTAAGCGTTTTGTTAAAAGTGCTTTCAATTGTGCTGAAAATGGCTCATCCGATAATGCCTTTTATAACCGAAGAAATTTGGCAAACAATTGCCCCGCTGATAAAAGCGAAAACAAACGATGGTATCTGCTACATAGAACACACACAGTGGCCTTCGCTAAATGCGCTACCTGAAAGCGACGATGTTTTACGGCAAATGAAAAGCGTTTGCGATGTTATAACCGCTATAAGAACCATAAGAAGTGAAATGAATGTAGCGCATACCATAAATGTTTCTGTAATAATAAACTCGCCGGTAGATTCTTTGCTTAAGCTTTTATCGCAAAATGAGCAAGCCATAAATGCACTTGCAAAAGTTGAAAAATGCTCATTTCAAACAAATGCAACAAAGCCCGAATTTGCCGCCTCGGCAGTAATTACCGATGGTGAGCTATTTATACCTCTAAAGGGTTTAATTGACTTTGAAAAAGAAAAAGCCCGGTTAGAAAAAGAGCTTGCTCAAATAAAAAATGAACAAGACCGTTGCAAAAAAAACCTTGCAAACGAAAACTTTGTCAGCCGCGCGCCCGAACAAGAGGTAGAGAAAATGCGCGAACGCCTGCGAGAGGCGCAATTTAAATATGAACGCATAAAAGTAAATAAAGACGCACTAAAATAA
- the rph gene encoding ribonuclease PH: protein MKTRPIKITKNYIKHAEGSCMISMGNTMVLCVATVEEKVPPFIESRGTQQGWVTAEYSMLPRAGKERSSRQKGSSGGRSQEISRLIGRSLRAVVDMQKLGPRTIILDCDVIKADGGTRTASINGSFIALALAVKKLLKAGKITQNPINDYLGALSVGIVDGKKIPDLCYEQDVKAEVDMNIVSTGAGKLVEVQGTAEGKVFSRKDLNDLIDLAQSGIKEIIATQKTIMGKLN, encoded by the coding sequence ATGAAAACAAGACCAATTAAAATTACAAAAAATTACATCAAACACGCCGAAGGTTCCTGTATGATATCAATGGGCAATACAATGGTATTATGTGTTGCCACTGTAGAAGAAAAAGTGCCACCATTTATAGAAAGCAGAGGTACACAACAGGGCTGGGTAACCGCCGAGTATTCAATGCTCCCGCGCGCAGGTAAAGAAAGAAGCTCAAGGCAAAAAGGTTCTAGCGGTGGCAGGTCGCAAGAAATATCTCGCTTAATCGGCAGGTCGCTTAGGGCGGTGGTAGATATGCAAAAACTTGGACCGCGCACCATAATACTTGACTGCGATGTTATAAAGGCCGACGGTGGCACACGCACCGCGTCAATAAATGGCTCATTTATCGCACTGGCACTTGCTGTAAAAAAACTGCTTAAAGCTGGTAAAATAACCCAAAACCCAATAAACGATTATCTTGGCGCTTTAAGTGTTGGCATAGTGGATGGCAAAAAAATACCAGACCTCTGTTACGAACAAGATGTTAAAGCAGAAGTAGATATGAACATAGTATCAACCGGGGCAGGCAAACTTGTAGAGGTGCAAGGTACCGCTGAAGGCAAAGTGTTTTCGCGAAAAGACCTAAACGACTTAATAGACCTAGCCCAATCGGGCATAAAAGAAATAATTGCTACCCAGAAAACAATTATGGGGAAACTAAACTAA
- a CDS encoding XTP/dITP diphosphatase: protein MKELLLATKNKHKVEEISAVLKGEPIKILDLETFGSFPQVVEDGQTIKENAIKKAVEIAKRFKKWTLADDTGLEVDYLGLAPGVYSARFAGKKCTYKDNNKKLLKLMQDAAPKQRTARFRCVIAISDPTGRNWTVEDKIEGVIADKAIGKDGFGYDPLFYVPSLKKTFAQMDLETKNKISHRGLALKKTKQLLRVLFKRRS from the coding sequence ATGAAAGAACTTTTACTTGCAACAAAGAACAAACACAAAGTTGAAGAAATAAGCGCAGTACTAAAAGGCGAACCAATAAAAATACTAGATTTAGAGACTTTTGGCAGTTTTCCTCAGGTAGTAGAAGATGGCCAGACAATAAAAGAAAATGCCATAAAAAAAGCGGTAGAAATTGCAAAACGCTTTAAAAAGTGGACACTTGCCGATGACACAGGCCTTGAAGTTGACTACCTTGGTTTAGCTCCGGGTGTTTATTCCGCTCGTTTTGCTGGTAAAAAATGCACTTATAAAGACAACAACAAAAAACTATTAAAGCTTATGCAAGACGCAGCACCAAAACAGCGCACCGCACGCTTTCGCTGTGTAATAGCAATATCGGATCCAACAGGCAGGAACTGGACGGTGGAGGATAAAATAGAGGGGGTTATTGCAGATAAAGCAATTGGCAAAGATGGCTTTGGTTACGACCCATTATTCTATGTTCCGTCTCTTAAAAAAACTTTTGCGCAAATGGATTTAGAAACAAAAAATAAAATCAGCCACCGCGGTCTCGCGCTAAAAAAAACAAAGCAACTTTTAAGAGTACTATTTAAAAGGCGTTCATAA